The Bradyrhizobium sp. B097 genome contains the following window.
CGGCCCCGCCGCCAGCGCAGCGGGCTTCCAGTGATGCGGCGTGGCGAGCGGTTCGAAAATGGCCAAGGCGGATGAGATCTTCTGAGGTGAGCAGAATTGAGCGTGGGAGCAATCTGATCCAAGAATGGCGACCATGACAAAAGGCCATTCATCACTTCAGGTGAACAGGATTCACCCATTGGACGCCCCGGATCCGCGGGCCATCCCGCCGCTGACCGCGCTGCTCGCCTTCGAGCGCGCGGCAACCCAGCTCAGCTTCCGCCGCGCCGCGCACGACCTGTCGCTGAGCCCGTCGGCGATCAGCCATCAGATCCGCGGACTGGAGCAGCAGTTCGGCACCAAGCTGTTCGTCCGCGGCGCGCGCTCAGTGCGGCTGACCGCGGACGGCGAACGTTACCTGGCAAAGGTGTCGGCCGCGCTGGCGACGTTGCAGGAGGCGAGCCGCGACATGCTGCGGCAACGCGGCGAGGCCAGCGGCGAGCTGTGGATCAGCTCTTTGCCGTTCTTCACCAGCGCCGTGCTGCTGCCGGCGCTGCCGGAGTTCAAGCGGCGTCATCCGCAACTGACGCTGCGGATCGAGGCCACCCACCAATATGCCGACTTCAACGGCTCGCGCGTCGATGTCGCGATCCGCTACGGGCGGGAACATGCCGCCGGGCTGAAGGTCGAGCCGTTGGTCCAGGTCAGGGGATTGCCGGTCTGCATACCGGCGATGGTCAAGGCGGGGCTTCGGAGCCCTGCAGACCTGTCCCGCGAGGTGCTGATCCATGTCACGACGCAACCGCGGGCGTGGCCGACCTGGCTGAAGGAGGCCGGCTTGCCGCATCTCGCCCCGCGCGGGCATCTGTGGCTCGACAGCGTGCCGGCGATGCTGGAGGCTGCGGAACACGGGCTCGGCGTGGCGCTCGCAATGGCGCCCCTGATCAAGGCGCGGCCGGGCTTCGGCAAGCGGCTGGTGGCGCCGTTTGCATTCGAGGCCGCGCATCACGAGACGATCTACCTGGTCTCCCGCACCGAGCTGGCACGAGACCGGCGGATCGCGGCGGTGCGGCGCTGGATCGCCGACGCGGTGGCGCGGGCGAGCTAAAGTGTGATGAAGCCAGGTCGAACCTGCGACCGCAAAGACGTTGCGCTGCCTCTCCCGCTTGCGGGGGAGGGCTGGGGTGGGGGTCTATCCGCGAGCCATATCGTGGAGAGAACCCCCACCCGCCGCGCTACGCGCGTCGGCCTCCCCCGCAAGCGGGAGAGGCGAAACGAGTCTGCGGTCCGACTGATTCAGCCAAAAGGCTACGCGTTTTAGACCGCGGCGACCGCCGGTTCTGCCAGAACACAGCGCGCCAGATGCCCGGGCGCGGTTTGCACGCTGGGCGGCAATTGTTCACTGCAGCGCGGCTCGGCGAACTTGCAGCGCGGTGCAAACGAGCAGCTGGCCGGCGCGTGATCGAGCGAGGGCGGCGTGCCCGGAATGGTCTCGAGCCGCTGACCGCGCATCGCGCCGTGAATGGTCGAGGCCAGCAGGCCCTTCGCATAGGGATGAACCGGCGTGCGCACGATATCGCGCAAGGCGCCCTGCTCCACGATCTGGCCGGCATACATCACCGCGACCCGGTCGCAGATCTCGATGGCGACGCCGATATCGTGGGTGACGAAGATGACGGACATTCCGAATTCGCGCTGCAGCTCGCGCAGCAGCAGCAGGATCTGGATCTGCACGGTGGCATCGAGCGCGGTGGTCGGCTCGTCCGCGAGCAGGATCTTCGGCTTGCAGGCCAGCGCCAACGCGATCATCGCACGTTGGCGCATGCCGCCCGACATCTCGTGCGGATAGGAGTCGAGCCTTCGTTTCGCGGAGGGGATCCGCACCACCTCGAGCATCTCGAGCGCGCGCGCGGTGGCGTCGCGCTCGCTCTTGCCCTCGTGGCGCATCACCGTTTCCGCGATCTGGCGGCCGATCGTGTAGACCGGATCGAGCGCCAGCGCCGGCTCCTGGAAGATCATCGAGACGGTCTGGCCGCGGAATGCGGACAGCGCCTCGTCATCCATCGCCAGCACGTCCCGGCCAAGCACATTGACGCTGCCGGAGATCTGCGTGCGTTTCTTCGGTAGCAGCCGCATCAGCGCGCGCAGCGTCACGCTCTTGCCCGAGCCGGACTCGCCGAGCAGCCCCAACACCTCGCCCTCGCCGAGCTGTAGGCTGAGATCGTTCACGGCATGGACCGTGCGATCTCCGGTGAAGCGGATGTTGAGGTTGTTGATCTCGACGAGACTGGTCATGCGAGCTTGGGGACCCTGGCGTGGAAGTCGGTCGCGCGCTGGAAGGCGGCGCCGATCCGGAGCAACACCGCTTCCTCGAAGGAGCGGCCGATCAGCTGCATGCCGACCGGCAGACCCGCCTTGGTGAAGCCCGAGGGGATCGAGAGCGACGGCAGGCCGAGATAGTTGACCGGGCGGGTGAACCTCGTCAGCCGCTGGATCACCGCTTCCGCGCCCGGACCGTTGCCGACATCGCTCTCGGCGATCGTCGGCGCCGGCACCGGGGCCGACGGCGCGATCACCGCATCGACGCCACTGACCGCCGCGTTGTGCGCGGCGAGCGCGGGTCCGCGCCAGCGCATCGCCTCGAGGTAGGTGACCGCGGGAATGGTGAGGCCATTCTGCAGCCGCATCAGGACCTGCGCGCCGTAATCCTGCGGCCGCTCGATCATCCAGCGCTTGTGATAGGCCGCGGCCTCGGCCGCGAGCACGAGTTGCGACGCGGCGCTGAGCTGGCGCTGATCGGGCAGCTCGACCTTGACGATCTCGGCGCCTTCCTTCTTCAAGGTGGCCACCGTCTCGTCGAGGATGCGCGCGACCTCGCCATCGAGGTCGTCGACATAGAACGCCGTCGGGACGCCGATCTTGAGACCC
Protein-coding sequences here:
- a CDS encoding ABC transporter ATP-binding protein, whose amino-acid sequence is MTSLVEINNLNIRFTGDRTVHAVNDLSLQLGEGEVLGLLGESGSGKSVTLRALMRLLPKKRTQISGSVNVLGRDVLAMDDEALSAFRGQTVSMIFQEPALALDPVYTIGRQIAETVMRHEGKSERDATARALEMLEVVRIPSAKRRLDSYPHEMSGGMRQRAMIALALACKPKILLADEPTTALDATVQIQILLLLRELQREFGMSVIFVTHDIGVAIEICDRVAVMYAGQIVEQGALRDIVRTPVHPYAKGLLASTIHGAMRGQRLETIPGTPPSLDHAPASCSFAPRCKFAEPRCSEQLPPSVQTAPGHLARCVLAEPAVAAV
- a CDS encoding LysR substrate-binding domain-containing protein, whose amino-acid sequence is MDAPDPRAIPPLTALLAFERAATQLSFRRAAHDLSLSPSAISHQIRGLEQQFGTKLFVRGARSVRLTADGERYLAKVSAALATLQEASRDMLRQRGEASGELWISSLPFFTSAVLLPALPEFKRRHPQLTLRIEATHQYADFNGSRVDVAIRYGREHAAGLKVEPLVQVRGLPVCIPAMVKAGLRSPADLSREVLIHVTTQPRAWPTWLKEAGLPHLAPRGHLWLDSVPAMLEAAEHGLGVALAMAPLIKARPGFGKRLVAPFAFEAAHHETIYLVSRTELARDRRIAAVRRWIADAVARAS